The proteins below are encoded in one region of Danio rerio strain Tuebingen ecotype United States chromosome 14, GRCz12tu, whole genome shotgun sequence:
- the gm2a gene encoding ganglioside GM2 activator precursor, whose product MKSCFSVLIALFVTSCFLLEGSSHLLGRKPSKLTKVLGFSWQNCGKPDDPANLKSLDISPDPIPIPGRLTADAKGTTSVELASPLSVNVTVEREVAGMWVKIPCLDEIGSCHYPNVCDLLNQLIPPPQDCPEPLHTYGLPCHCPFKAGDYALPSSEIDIPDVELPGWLTNGHYRVEGILGSTGKELGCLKISFSLHSSKN is encoded by the exons ATGAAAAGCTGCTTCTCTGTGCTTATTGCTCTCTTCGTAACGAGCTGTTTTTTGCTGGAGGGCTCGAGCCACTTGCTTGGCAGGAAACCATCAAAATTAACCAAG GTATTGGGATTTTCTTGGCAAAATTGCGGTAAACCAGATGATCCTGCAAACCTGAAGAGTCTTGATATTTCTCCAGACCCCATTCCCATTCCTGGACGTTTAACTGCAGATGCAAAGGGCACAACATCTGTAGAGCTGGCATCTCCTCTCTCT GTGAACGTGACAGTGGAAAGAGAAGTGGCTGGCATGTGGGTGAAAATCCCATGTCTGGATGAAATCGGAAGTTGTCATTATCCTAATGTCTGTGACCTGCTCAATCAGCTAATTCCCCCCCCACAGGATTGTCCCGAGCCTCTGCACACATATGGCCTGCCCTGCCACTGCCCATTCAAAGCT gGCGATTATGCTTTGCCTTCATCAGAAATCGATATACCAGATGTTGAACTGCCGGGCTGGCTGACCAATGGCCATTACAGAGTAGAAGGCATTTTAGGAAGCACGGGGAAAGAACTGGGATGCCTTAAAATCAGCTTCTCACTGCATTCCTCCAAGAATTAA
- the LOC137487590 gene encoding ganglioside GM2 activator-like isoform X1, whose protein sequence is MAVHKPCKMSCVSLLISLFAFSCVLKEVSSQWLSRKTFTFTKKFNRFSWEKCGNPDAPFHWKTLHVYPNAIPSPGIVLGTASASIAVDLTSPLPVNLTLEKEVAGAWILLPMSIQSW, encoded by the exons ATGGCTGTACATAAACCGTGCAAAATGAGCTGCGTTTCCTTGTTGATCTCTCTGTTCGCCTTCAGTTGTGTTTTAAAAGAAGTCTCGAGTCAGTGGCTTAGCAGAAAAACGTTTACATTTACCAAG AAGTTCAATCGCTTTTCTTGGGAGAAGTGTGGAAACCCAGATGCGCCTTTTCATTGGAAGACTCTTCATGTATATCCAAACGCAATACCTTCACCTGGAATTGTGTTAGGCACTGCTTCAGCATCTATAGCGGTTGATTTGACCTCTCCTTTACCT GTCAACTTGACATTGGAAAAAGAAGTAGCTGGTGCTTGG ATCCTCCTGCCGATGTCCATTCAAAGCT ggtga
- the LOC137487590 gene encoding ganglioside GM2 activator-like isoform X2, giving the protein MAVHKPCKMSCVSLLISLFAFSCVLKEVSSQWLSRKTFTFTKFNRFSWEKCGNPDAPFHWKTLHVYPNAIPSPGIVLGTASASIAVDLTSPLPVNLTLEKEVAGAWILLPMSIQSW; this is encoded by the exons ATGGCTGTACATAAACCGTGCAAAATGAGCTGCGTTTCCTTGTTGATCTCTCTGTTCGCCTTCAGTTGTGTTTTAAAAGAAGTCTCGAGTCAGTGGCTTAGCAGAAAAACGTTTACATTTACCAAG TTCAATCGCTTTTCTTGGGAGAAGTGTGGAAACCCAGATGCGCCTTTTCATTGGAAGACTCTTCATGTATATCCAAACGCAATACCTTCACCTGGAATTGTGTTAGGCACTGCTTCAGCATCTATAGCGGTTGATTTGACCTCTCCTTTACCT GTCAACTTGACATTGGAAAAAGAAGTAGCTGGTGCTTGG ATCCTCCTGCCGATGTCCATTCAAAGCT ggtga